AAGATACAGTGTGAGTGCGTCAGATACACCATTACGTTGTGCATTATCACGGCTTGCTTGGATGGCTTGCGGGTCGATATCAATACCAATTGCTTTAGCTGCACCTAATTTTAAAGCCGCAATTGCTAAAATCCCAGAACCACAACCGAAGTCGATAACCGTTTTACCTTCTAAATCTAAACCATCAAGCCACTGAAGGCATAATGAGGTAGTAGGGTGGGTACCTGTACCAAATGCAAGACCTGGGTCTAGCATGACGTTGACGGCATTAGGATCAGGCACTTCACGCCAACTTGGGCAAATCCATAAACGCTCACCAAAGCGCATTGGGTGGAAGTTATCCATCCATTCACGTTCCCAATCTTTATCTTCGAGTTGTTCAATTTTGTGCAGGAAGCCTTGACCTAGTAGTGGCGTGTTTTCTAACATCGCCACAATGATTTTCATGTCAGTTTCTGCATCATATAAACCGATAACGTCAGTATCACCCCACAGGCGAGTTTCGCCCGGTAAAGGTTCAAAGATAGGGGTATCGTGACTATCTTGGAAAGTCACTGAAACGGCACCGCTTTCAACTAGCTCATCACCAATAGCTTCGGCATTGGCAGCAGTTGCATTAAGTCTTAATTGTATCCAAGGCATAATTAATCTCTTTAAAAACGAATTCACTGTAATGATGCTGATTGTGGCAGAGTATGCTCCCCAAATCGATTAGCAACAAGAAATGCCACTAAGCTTAATAACAGTGAAGGAACAATAGGATGGAATCCGGCTATTTGGATATTAAATGTCGCAAGAGTGGCATAGAGTGTGGCACCTGTGATCATACCTGCAATAGCGCCATAACGGTTCGCTTTTTCCCAATAAAGGCCAAGAACTAAAGGCCATAAGAAAACAGCTTGCAGGCCACCAAAAGCGAGTAAATTAAGCCAAATAATCATTGATGGTGGGTTCCATGCAGCAAACAGCAGTAGTACACCTAAAATCAAGGTTGAAAGGCTTGATAAACGGGATATACGTTTCTCATTAGTAATAGCATGAGGGGCGATATTGAGATAGAGATCTTTGACTAACGTTGCTGAAGATTGTAACAGTTGCGCATTAATCGTAGACATAATGGCAGCCATCGGCGCCGCAAGGAAAATACCTGCTGCAATAGGCGGTAAGACTTCAACCATTAATGTTGGGATAACCTGATCGGGGACAGTCAGATCAGGAATGATCGCCCGGCCTAATGCACCAGCAAAATGCATACCAAACATTAATAATGACATCACAATAGTGCCAATAATGATCCCTTTATGCATGGCTTTGCTGTCTTTGTAAGAGATGCAACGTACCGCAGTATGTGGCAAGCCTATTACACCAAAACAGACCAGTACCCAGAATGAAGCCATAAAAGGCCCCGTTAGAATGCCATCCGCACCTTGAGGTGAGGTTAATGCAGGATCGATAGCATTGAGTTTTTGTATCGCAATATCTAAACCGCCCGCTTTATAGATAATAGCAACCAGTAGGATAAAGGTACCGAGTAGCATTACAAGACCTTGTAATGCATCGTTTAATACGCTAGCTCTAAATCCACCAATTGCAGTGTACAGCGCAATCGAGACCCCAAAAATAAGCAAGCCAAACTCATAAGGGATGCCGGCTGCGGTTTCTAATAAACGTGCGCCACCAATAAATTGCACTGTCATGGCACCGACAAAAGCGACTAATAGACTTAAACTGGCAAACCAAACAAGAAAACGACTTTTGTAACGCGCATATAGCATGTCGTTTAAAGTAACGGCATTATAACGACGCGCTAAAATGGCAAATTTTTTTCCTAATACCCCAAGGGATAGCCAAATTGCGGGCAGTTGGATCATCGAAAGCAATACCCAACCAATACCATATTTATAGGCAGCACCTGGCCCACCGATAAAGGAACTTGCGCTAACATAAGTGGCAGTGATTGTCATCGCTAATACGAAGCCACCCATGGAACGATTACCCAGAAAATATTCGTTAAGAAACTCGCCTTTTTCGCGCTTACGATAAGCATAAGCCGACAGCAGAAAGACCAACAGAAGGTAGCCAATCAGTGGCACTATGACCTCAGTTTGCATCGTCATGCTCATCTCCTAACGGCATATCTTTGAAAAAGTAGCGCACCATCAGATAGCACAACAAAAAAAACAAAACAGGTAAGAATAAGCATGAAAGCTCAAACCAAACAGGTAAACCAGTAATGCCTAGTGTGTTATCAGGTAAATAGGCGGTAATTAACCAACCCAACAAATAAATAAAAGTTAAAATTAGGGCCCAAAGGGCTTCTTTGTGGGCCTGAACAAAACGTTTGTCCATCTGTTCTCCCAATCTTAATAGGGTTAAAAATGAATGGGAGGATTGTACGGGAAAGTGAGTGTTGATTCAGTGAAAATTAATCACAAACTCACGAGGTAATATTAAAAATTAACTATGTTACTGTTTTAAAAGGATTGTTATTAAGTTTCTATTTAATGAGGTAATAAAAATAGAGATGGGTTTTTATATTAATTGAGAAATGAAGTGTTGAAATAATCACCATAAATAGAGTATTTAAGATAATTGAAATAGGAAAAAAGAAGAGCAGACACTGAAATAGATTGATCAAATGTGGTGCTCTTCTTTGTTTTACTCATCTCAAAAATTAAAAATTAAAAATTAAAAATTAAAAATTAAAAATTAAAAATTAAAAATTAAAAATTAAAAATTAAAGGGCATTTTTTATTCTTTCTAAGCCTTCTTCGATAATGGAACGAGGGCAAGCAAGATTTATACGAATATAGTTATCACCATTACTTACAAACATATTTCCACCTTCTAATAAAATACCTGTTTTATTGGCAAAATAGAGTGAAAGTTGTTGGTTATCGACATCTTCAGGTAAATATTTAGTCAAATTAATCCATGCTAAATAGGTTGAATCAGGTATTTTAAAGTTTGCTTTTGGGAAATGAGTCTGAGCAAATTCTTGTACTAATTTAAAGTTATCATCGAGATAGTTTCTTAGTGCTTTTAACCATTCATCACATTGAGAATAAGCAGCTTTTGTTGCAACTAAACTTAATGGTGAAATAAAGTCATCATAAAGGCGAAGCCACTCTTTTTTTATTTCTTCATTCTTAATAAAGATATGAGACATTAGATTACCTGCAAGATTAAATGTCTTGCTTGGAGCCATACAGGTAACAATTTTCTCATAATAAGGGAAAAGTTTAGCAATAGGTGTGTGTGACATACCGTTACGCAATAAATCACAATGTATTTCATCTGATATCATCCAAATATCATTTTCAACACAGAGTTTTCCCATCTTAATTAGCTCTTCTTCCGTCCACACTTTACCCGTTGGATTTTGAGGGTTACATAAAATAAAGAGCTTAATATTAAGTGATTTATCTTTAATTTTGCGTTCCATATCTACAAAATCAATAGAGTACTCACCATCTTTTTCTAATAAATCAGAGTAGATCACTTGGCGAGAATTATAGTCTCCCGCTTGTTTAAATGGTGTATAAGAAGGTGTTTGAATAAGGATACTTTCATCTTCTTTTATTAATAAAGGGACTAAGCGGTTTAATGCAGGAATAATACCCGGTGATAATACAATTTCACGCGGATCGATTTCCCAATCGTAATGTCTTTGACACCAATCTTTAAATATTTGGTAATACTCATCATCATACACTTTGGTATAACCTAATATTTTTTTATCTAGGCGTGCTTTAATGGCTTCAAGAATTTCAGGCGGAGTAGAAAAGTCCATATCCGCAACCCACATTCTAATAAATTCATTATCAGCAAAGGCGAACTGTGCATCTTTATCTGCTTTAAAAATATACTGGCGCCAACCATCATAATTTAAAGCATCGGTATCTTTTCTATCTATAATTTCATCAAAGTTATATTTCATGGTAAGCCTTTAATACGTCTAATTAAATAAATTTTAAGAAAGGGGAAATACAAAGCAGAATGCCCGTAAAGATAATCAAATACAGTGATCCACCTTTATAACGATGCAATGAAGGTACTTTGTAAACTAAATAAGCAGGAATAAGACAACCTACAATCCCGAAAATAGGACTACAGATTGAAGTGAACATTAATACTGGCAGATTAAGAACAATTGCACCCCATGCAATAACTACAGTAAAAATTACAATACATAATGTGAGGATTTTCTGATTAATTTTTTCTGCGGGAATAATACGAGTAAGAGCATTCATGACTAAGCCTTGTACTGCTTCTTTAAAGCCTAGATAAACGCCAAAGAATGCTGTCATTAAAGCAAAAATATTGAGTGCAACGCCGACAGGTGTGACATATTTAGCTGCATCGCCTTCAATAAATTGCGCTGCGATGGCTAAGGCAGAAATATTCTGCTCATAGGCCTTAACCGCTTCATCATGGCCGATAGCAAAGGTAAAAGAAACAGCATAGAAGAAGACAACACAAAATAGTGTACCGAAAGAAATATTCATGGCTCTTAAGGCTTTATAACGAGCGACTTCAATCGATTTGTTTTTAGCTCGATAAGAGATAACCATCGGACTAAGAGATTGAATAAAGAGAATAGAAGTCAGTGTAAAAGGTAGCGTAATAATGGCATTCTTAATTAATAAGCTAAAAGGCGGGAAGGCATCGATATTTTTCGATAGATCCCACATGCTTATCATCATGACACCTAGCGCAAATACAACGAGTAATTTAGATAACACCATAAAGCTTGAGATTTTAAATAATAACTCTTCACTTCGTGATGCAATTAAGACGAGAAACGAGATAAGAATTAATCCATAAAAAGGGTTTTCTGACAGTAATCCTTCAGTTACGCCAAAGGTGTGTAGGTAAGATGCGGTATCATTAGTCAGCGCTGTTGGATAAGCAAAAATCCAAATCACTAACATTAAAAAGTAAAGTAACCCTAAAAACATTCCCCAGTTTTTACCAAGATAACCTTCGATAACACTTGGGTAGTCTTTACACTCTTTAGAATCGGCAAGAGTATTAATAAATAAGCGTTGAAAGAGGTACATGGCAGGGTAGCCAATAATAGAAGAGAGTAAAAACACCCATAATCCAATTAAGCCAACTTGCACAGGTAAGAACACAATACCTGCGCCAATTGCCATGCCGATACTGATAATAATCCATCCCATATCAGTATTATCGAATCGTGTTAGTTTTTTCCATTCTTCTTTTGAGAGAGAGGCCCTATCAACTTTTTGTTCTAATAAGGTCATACATGTGATCCCATGTGAAAGTAAAATTTATAGTATTTGTTTTGTTAAGTTTATTTTTGGAACATGATTTTTAATCATTTTGTATTAGCTGAATAACGATACTTCGAGAATAATTTTAGCAATTAGTGTGATTAATTATTTCTCCATATTGGAAGCTAGACGAACTTATTTATTAATAAAATTCGCTAAAATTGAGTTATGAATTAATTATCTTTGATAAAAACGTTATTTTGATTAATGTCACAGAGGTGTGAATAGAATGGATCTTGACAAAACGGATATGGGGATCCTGAAGCTGTTACAAGAGGAAGGACGACTGAATAATGCTGAAATAGCTAAACGTGTGTTTTTGTCTCCGCCCGCTTGTTGGAAACGATTAAAGGCATTAGAAAAAGGAGTGATCAAGAATTATCGCGCCATCATTGATCCTAAGCACTTAGGGTTTAATTTTTATGCCTTTATGAATATTACGTTAGATTTGCATTCTGAAGATAATATGGCGCACTTTGAACAAGAGATAATGAAGATTGATAATGTGATTTCTTGCCATAATATTTCAGGGCGATATGACTATATGTTGCAATTGGTCGTTAAAGATATGGAAGATTTTCATAACGTTTCCATGATGAAAGTACGAGCAATTGGTAATATCAAAGAAATGAACACCAGTTTTAGCATTCGAGAAATAAAACCTTTTAAAGGGTTTCCTATTAAATAGATGCTTATCAGAAAATTAGTAATAAAAAAGGCACAGTGATTAAACTATGCCTTTTCTTGTTAAGTGAAAAAGATTATTTCTCAGCTAAACCTAAACGTTTTTCAAGGTAGTGAATATTAGTACCACCTTTTTGGAATTGCCCATCATTCATAATGAACTGATGCAGTTCAATATTGGTTTTAATACCGTCAATGATAAGTTCTGCCAATGCATTTTTCATGCGAGAGATCGCGATTTCGCGTGTTTCACCGTAAGTGATCAATTTACCAATCATTGAATCATAGTGAGGTGGAACAGTATAACCTGCGTAAATATGCGATTCCCAACGTACACCAAATCCACCAGGTGAGTGGAAACGAGTAATAGTACCTGGGCTTGGCATGAACGTTTTTGGATCTTCTGCGTTAATGCGGCATTCAATTGCATGACCATGAACATTAACTTGATCTTGCGTTACTGATAAAGGTAAGCCAGATGCAATGCGTAACTGCTCTTTAATTAAGTCGATGCCAGTGATCATTTCTGTTACTGGATGTTCCACCTGAATACGGGTGTTCATCTC
This portion of the Proteus vulgaris genome encodes:
- a CDS encoding YhdT family protein; translated protein: MDKRFVQAHKEALWALILTFIYLLGWLITAYLPDNTLGITGLPVWFELSCLFLPVLFFLLCYLMVRYFFKDMPLGDEHDDAN
- the prmA gene encoding 50S ribosomal protein L11 methyltransferase, encoding MPWIQLRLNATAANAEAIGDELVESGAVSVTFQDSHDTPIFEPLPGETRLWGDTDVIGLYDAETDMKIIVAMLENTPLLGQGFLHKIEQLEDKDWEREWMDNFHPMRFGERLWICPSWREVPDPNAVNVMLDPGLAFGTGTHPTTSLCLQWLDGLDLEGKTVIDFGCGSGILAIAALKLGAAKAIGIDIDPQAIQASRDNAQRNGVSDALTLYLAKDQPDNLSADVVVANILAGPLRELAPVISTLPRQGGHLGLSGVLATQAEGVAAAYEGLFNLDPVAEKEEWCRITGVKK
- the panF gene encoding sodium/pantothenate symporter; protein product: MQTEVIVPLIGYLLLVFLLSAYAYRKREKGEFLNEYFLGNRSMGGFVLAMTITATYVSASSFIGGPGAAYKYGIGWVLLSMIQLPAIWLSLGVLGKKFAILARRYNAVTLNDMLYARYKSRFLVWFASLSLLVAFVGAMTVQFIGGARLLETAAGIPYEFGLLIFGVSIALYTAIGGFRASVLNDALQGLVMLLGTFILLVAIIYKAGGLDIAIQKLNAIDPALTSPQGADGILTGPFMASFWVLVCFGVIGLPHTAVRCISYKDSKAMHKGIIIGTIVMSLLMFGMHFAGALGRAIIPDLTVPDQVIPTLMVEVLPPIAAGIFLAAPMAAIMSTINAQLLQSSATLVKDLYLNIAPHAITNEKRISRLSSLSTLILGVLLLFAAWNPPSMIIWLNLLAFGGLQAVFLWPLVLGLYWEKANRYGAIAGMITGATLYATLATFNIQIAGFHPIVPSLLLSLVAFLVANRFGEHTLPQSASLQ
- a CDS encoding MalY/PatB family protein: MKYNFDEIIDRKDTDALNYDGWRQYIFKADKDAQFAFADNEFIRMWVADMDFSTPPEILEAIKARLDKKILGYTKVYDDEYYQIFKDWCQRHYDWEIDPREIVLSPGIIPALNRLVPLLIKEDESILIQTPSYTPFKQAGDYNSRQVIYSDLLEKDGEYSIDFVDMERKIKDKSLNIKLFILCNPQNPTGKVWTEEELIKMGKLCVENDIWMISDEIHCDLLRNGMSHTPIAKLFPYYEKIVTCMAPSKTFNLAGNLMSHIFIKNEEIKKEWLRLYDDFISPLSLVATKAAYSQCDEWLKALRNYLDDNFKLVQEFAQTHFPKANFKIPDSTYLAWINLTKYLPEDVDNQQLSLYFANKTGILLEGGNMFVSNGDNYIRINLACPRSIIEEGLERIKNAL
- a CDS encoding Lrp/AsnC family transcriptional regulator; this encodes MDLDKTDMGILKLLQEEGRLNNAEIAKRVFLSPPACWKRLKALEKGVIKNYRAIIDPKHLGFNFYAFMNITLDLHSEDNMAHFEQEIMKIDNVISCHNISGRYDYMLQLVVKDMEDFHNVSMMKVRAIGNIKEMNTSFSIREIKPFKGFPIK
- a CDS encoding aromatic amino acid transport family protein encodes the protein MGWIIISIGMAIGAGIVFLPVQVGLIGLWVFLLSSIIGYPAMYLFQRLFINTLADSKECKDYPSVIEGYLGKNWGMFLGLLYFLMLVIWIFAYPTALTNDTASYLHTFGVTEGLLSENPFYGLILISFLVLIASRSEELLFKISSFMVLSKLLVVFALGVMMISMWDLSKNIDAFPPFSLLIKNAIITLPFTLTSILFIQSLSPMVISYRAKNKSIEVARYKALRAMNISFGTLFCVVFFYAVSFTFAIGHDEAVKAYEQNISALAIAAQFIEGDAAKYVTPVGVALNIFALMTAFFGVYLGFKEAVQGLVMNALTRIIPAEKINQKILTLCIVIFTVVIAWGAIVLNLPVLMFTSICSPIFGIVGCLIPAYLVYKVPSLHRYKGGSLYLIIFTGILLCISPFLKFI